GGAATAATTAGTTGTTTTTTGTATCTATGATAGTGTCTTTACAGCAAAATGCATTCTACCAGGTTAAAACTGTAAATTGTATGAATAAAGTCTACAAGGAAAATCCACTTTGTAAGATATTGAAAGAGCTTCACAATTTACAAAAAgccaatgctggaaatctgaaacagaaaaaaaaggctGGAATCACTTAgttggtcagtcagcatctgtggagagaacagacctgTTAAAGTttcaggagtaggcccttcatcATTCAAAATTTGCATTTTGGATAAACCCCCTACCTTTTATCCTTTGTTCTATGTTTTCCAACAGTTCTGTGTAATGCAAGGTACAATCTATGAAACTGCAGATAGAAATAAAGCACGTGTTACTATTGTCACATTGAAACTAATGACATTTCTCAGGCATGGCAATAGACACGATTACATTAAACGACTAAACCAAATGGAAGGGTGAATAATATATCAGTTGTCGATTGTAACCTACGGTCGTTTTAGTATTTAGTTCGAAATCGCCATGCATGTCATTTCAATAACGGTACACTGCATCCAACATTTACTGTACCTGATTCATAGAAAGGAATCCGATTCAAATAATTTCTAGCACCATTTTGATTTCTAAAAATAAATTCTATCGCTATAAGTTGGGTTTATCAACACGTGAATACTTATCGAGGTGAATTCTGATCTATTTCTATTAACTGCAACACTTTTTCGACTGCGATGTCAGACGGATTCAGCACATTAAAGTGGATATAATCTCAAAAAGGTAGGATGTAGGCCCTTAAAGTGTTCAATAGATAGCGATGGGTGGGGAAAACACTATCCCAAAATAGGAGAGAGAACATTCAAATGCACGTTCAATGTTTTTATTCCTGTATAGAAGTCAACTAGATGGTCTTCAAAGCAACCGTTGCACATTTGCAAAACGCTGAACCAAAGGTCTTCACTTTTTAAATGTAGTTTATATCTGCTCTACTTGAAAGCAGTGGAATTGCTGCAGTGTACCGTCTACATCCATGGGTTAAAAACTACTAATCTAGAagagtgggaggaagtgtggcGCTGCACTGACCTTTGTGCAAAGCCTCGCATCTCTCCAATTGCGTTCTTCTTGATCTAAAACACTGATATCTTCAAATATGTACAAGGAGAAGAACGTGCGAGACAGTGAGTTCCTTCCGATAAGAGCTCACTTCATTTCTCTCTAATTCGCGCGCTGGGATTATAATCAAACCAATAACCTGAACAGTTGCAACATTACTTATGAGGTATCACGTCTGATGACTTTTGTCACCTTAATATTTAAGAATAGTAACCTTACCTCAGGGAAGATCAGTTTGCGGATACTGGCCCCTCGTGTGTGTAAGTTGCCCTTCGTCTTGCTACTATCTCTAATGCTCGGGCGAAAGTCGGCGCCCTGTCCGCCGGATGCGGTGTCCTGAGAACCACTGCCCTCTGTAAACAGCCCTGGCTCCGGCTGTCGGAGACTCCCGCGGGCTGAGATGGACAGTGGGCACTCAGTGGGGATCTTCAGCTCAGGCACGTTATCACTGGACATATTGACACTGGACAACCCGTTCTTCCAGGCGGACTGCTCCTTCCCacagtttctctttctctctccttcctctcggCATTCAGTGTTCAGTGTTCATTCATTTGTGTCCACCAGTCGCTCACCACAAACAACTTTGCACAGCCAAGCATTTCGTGCCCCATCACTGACATTGCAAGCGCCTGTCGAAATATTCCTAGAGCATGCGGTAGTACCGAACGTTACGTAATGTGGGGACATGGTTTCCAACCCGTAACACACGATCCCAAAGTGTGAAATCTGACTGCACGGTGAGGGGAGACGTGCGCTGGTTTAACTATTGCTGTCTGATGGGAGGGCGGAGATTCTCACACAAGCAGAGAGAAAAGCCGAGCTACTATTTACAGACAGTCTTTAACCAATCGGATTTCATTTAAATTTGGAAGAACCGAGAGAGCTCATCCACTTTTATCCTGCAGGGTGTTCGATTTGAGCTCCCCAAACGATACTTAATTTACAATGGCTTTTGGAGGCGGAAACGCGATCTTTATAAAACCTATAAACTCTCCTAAATTAGTTTGTTATGCAATACTAGGCAAATACACAACAAGGTCGAatatgatttattacagaatcccgcAAGATCCTCCAGGACTAATGGTAAACTCTGCAAAATTCTTCTTGTGCCGAACCAGATGTTTGGTATAGATACAAATCTACAGACTGGTGAGAATCAGCCAGCAGTTTAAATTAAAATCCCCAATCACAACTATAGCTCGTCACATATTAAGAAGAGTTTTTAGCATATAATTTAAGAAGGATGGGCATTTAGCATTGGCATTTGCGTTGGTTCAGATGAATCGTATGTACCGCTATTGGAGTATCATCACTACTGTACAATAGAAGAAATACATCCCTTGGATACATTTGGCAGGAGTTAGCAAGCAATAAAATAATGAGCAAAAATAAAGCAAACGCCGAAAACTCTTGCAACATAGACAAGAAGTAAGTCTTTCCTCCCTCTGGTCAAACACAAGAATTTGTCTTTTCCGAAaacattcatagaatcgtagaaaatttacggcacagaaggaggccgttcggcccactgtgcccgcgcaggctgaaaatgagccacccagcctaatcccactttccagcacttggtccctaGCATGTAGGTTaggacacttcaggtgcacatccaggtacttttaaaatgctttgagggtttctgcccctaccattctttcaggcagtgatttccagacccccaccaccctctgggtgcaaAAGAATTTCCTcaattccctctaatccttctaccaatcactctaaatctatgccccctggttattgaactctctgctaaggTCCTTCGTATCCACTCTATCTAcgctcctcataattttctacacctcaattaaatctcccctcagcctcctctgttccaaggaaaacaaccccagcctatccaatctttcctcatagctaaaattctccagtcctggcaacatcctcgtaaatctcctctgcaccctctctagtgcaattacatccttcctgtaatgtgctgaccagaactgtacatggtATTCAAgctgtccctcacttcctccacacctttcaatatcctcccatttattgtgtactcccttgtcttgtttgtccttcccaaatgcattacctctccggattgaattccatttgccacctttctgcccacctgaccagtccattgatatcttcctgcataacgacttggatatgaatgtaaaaggtatgatcagtaagttcgctgatgatacaaaaattggtagggtggtaaatagcgaggaggatagcctcagtctgcaggacgatatagatgggttggtcagatgggcggaacagtggcaaatggaatttaacccggaaaagtgcgaggtgatgcactttggagggactaacaaggcaagggaatacacaatgaatgggaggaccctaggcaagacagagggtcagagggatcttggtgtgcaagttcacagatccctgaaggcggcggaacagcgCTCCAGccttggtaacatcctggtgaatctcctctgcaccctctccaaagcgatcacatccttcctgtagtgtggcgaccagaactgcacacagtactccagctgtggcctaaccaatgttttatacagttccagcataatcttcttgctcttatattctatgcctcagctaataaaggaaagtattccatatgccttcttaaccacctgtcctgctaccttccaggatctgtggacatgcactccaaggtccctcacttcctccacacctttcaatatcctcccatttattgtgtactcccttgtcttgtttgtccttcccaaatgcattacctctccggattgaattccatttgccacctttctgccctgctgaccagtccattgatatcttcctgcagtctacagcttttttcCTCACTATCGaccacatgaccaatttttgtatcatctgcaaacttcttaatcatggcccctacatttaagtccaaatcattaatatatatcacaaaaagcaagggacctagtgctgagcgctgtggaacctcactggaaacagccttccagtcacaaaaacgctcgccgaccattaccttttgcttcctgccactgggccaattttggattcaacttgtcactctcatgggcttgtacttttttttaccagtctgccatgtgagaacttgtcaaaatccttgctaaagaccatgtagactacatcaaatacattaccctcatccaccctccttgttacctcctcaaaaaattcaatcaagttagtcagatacaaccttccctgaacaaatccatgctgactgtccttaattactccgtgcctttctaagcaaaggtttatcctgtccctcagaattgattccaataatttgcgcaccaccgaggttagactgactggcatgtaattactcagtctacctctttctccctttttaaactatggtacaatgttagtagtcctccaatcctccagcaccatgcctgtatccagtgaggattgaaaaatgatggccagagcctccgttatttcctcctggtcaaagaatcatagaatcatagaatcatagaagtttacaacatggaaacaggcccttcggcccaacatgtccatgtcgccccgtttataccactaagctagtcccagttgcctgcacttggcccatatccctcgatacccatcttacccatgtaactgtccaaatgctttttaaaagacaaaattgtacccgcctctaatactgcctctggcagctcgttccagacactcaccaccctttgagtgaaaaaattgcccctctggacccttttgtatctctcccctctcaccttaaatctatgccccctcgttatagactcccctacctttgggaaaagattttgactatctaccttatctatgcccctcattattttatagacttctataagatcacccctaaacctcctactctccagggaaaaaagtctcagtctatccaacctctccctataagtcaaaccatcaagtcccggtagcatcctagtaaatcttttctgcactctttccagtttaataatatcctttctataatagggtgaccagaactgtacacagtactccaagtgtggcctcaccaatgccctgtacaacttcaacaagacatcccaactcctgcattcaatgttctgaccaatgaaaccaagcgtgccgaatgccttcttcaccaccctatccacctgtgactccactttcaaggagctatgaacctgtactcctagatttctttgttctataactctccccaacgccctaccattaacggagtaggtcctggcccgattcgatctaccaaaatgcatcacctcacatttatctaaattaaactccatctgccattcatcggcccactggcccaatttatcaagatcccgttgcaatcctagataaccttcttcactgtccacaatgccaccaatcttggtgtcatctgcaaacttactaaccatgcctcctaaattctcatccaaatcattaatataaataacaaataacagcggacccagcaccgatccctgaggcacaccactggtcacaggcctccagtttgaaaaacaaccctctacaaccaccctctgtcttctgtcgtcaatccaattttgtggaggtcaagtcactgaatatatttaagaaggagctagatagatttctagacacaaaaggcatcaagaggtatggggagagagtgggaatatggtattgagatagaggatcagctatgatcaaactgaatggcacagcaggctcgaagggccaaatggcctactgtggtagagaattccacaggttcaccaccctctgagtgaagaaatttctcttcatctcagtcctaaatgtcctaccccgtatcctgagactgtgacccatcgttctggacaccccagccaggggaaacatcctccctgcatccagtctgtctagccctgtcagaattttatatgtttcaatgagatcccctctcattcttctaaactcgagtgaatacaggcctagtcgacccaatctttcctcatatgacagtcctaccatcccaggaatcagtctggtgaaccttcgctgcactccctctatggcaagtgtacttttcttaggtaaggagaccaaaactgcacacaatactccaggtgtggtctcaccaaggccctgtataattgcagtaagacatccttgctcctgtactcaaatcctcttgcaataaaggccaaaatactatttgccttcctaactgcttgctgcacctgcatgtttgctttcagtgactggtgtacaaggacacccaggtctgtttttacatcaacatttcccaatctacaaccatttaaataatactctgcctttctgtttttccttccgaagtggataacttcacatttatccacattatactgcatctgctacgTATTTGcttactcactcaacttgtctaaatcaccttgaagcctctttacatcctcctcacaactcatgatcccacctacttttgtgtcatcagcaaacttggaaatattacatttggttccctcatccaaatcattgatatatattgtgaatagctggggcccaagcactgatccctgcgataccccactcgtcactgcctgccaccctgaaaaagacccatttattcctattctctgtttcctgtctgctaaccaattttcaatctatgccagtatattatcaccaattccatatgctttaattttgcacactaacctcttatgtgagactttatcaaaggccttctgaaaatccaaataaaccacatccactggttctcccttatctattctaccagttacatcctcaaaaaactccaataggtttgtcaaacatgatttccctttcataaatccatgttgactttgtctaatcctgttgatattttctaagtgtcctgttatcacatcctttattatagattctagcattttccctactactgatgttaggctaaccggtctgtaattccctgttttctctctccctccttttttaaatagtgggattacatttgccaccctccaatcggcaggaactgttccataatctatagaattttggaaattgacaactaatgcatccattatttctatggctacctcttttagtactctgggatgcagattatcaggccctggggatttatccgctttcaatcccattaatttctccagcactattttttttacgaatgctaatttcctttaattcctccttttcactggACCCTAGGTTcccgagcatttctgggaagttatttgtgtcctcttccgtgaagacagaaccaaagcatttgtttaattgctttgccatttccatgttccacattataaattctcctgtttatgactgtaagggacctacatttgtcttcactaatctttttctttctacatacttgtagatgcttttatagtccacttttatgttccttgcaagtttactctcatactctatttttccccttttaattaatcgcttggtccttttttgctgaattctgaactgctcccaatcctcaggcttgctactttttctagcaactttattctcttgccctctaccctatcgttgaccttcccttttgttctttcctcccctcccctccctatcccccaacctttccctggtgctgtacttgcttaaaaactttaactctttcaacatcttccagttctgacgaaagatctttgacctgaaacattaactctttctttctccacaaatgctgcctgacttgctgagcttctccagcattttctgtttttatttcagatttccaacatctgcggtattttgcttttgattccacgtttttaaaagttaatttttagttgcttgACAGTTATCAAGGctaactgttaaaacttagtttagacctggtatatttaagcgtacctgttttgtggcgatattagttagtttccagttggggagaagagcaagttggcgcaggTCCATTGATTCTATTAATGGCAGCTGGTGATATTCCTTTAACATGAACCTGCCAGATCGCCggcaaaccaggaagagcaagttccggatttctgcgtttggcTGTACATGTGCGgacaccagaacttgctctttcatttggtCACTAACAACAGtgaacgctgttgagctcactgctctttttaaagcaatttccaataatccggaacaaaatgaATTGTCACTTACAAAAATATGAGTTAATAAATATGGGtttaaggcaaattgtgtttaactagctTGATTGAGTTTGTTGAGGGTAGCGCGGTTGATGTAAACATggacttagaatcataaaatcaaacaatggttacagcacagaaggagggcattcagtccatccagcctgtgccagctctttgtaagagtaatccagttaattccattcccctgcgctttccccgtagccctgaaaattttttcccttcaagtatttatccaaatcctttttcaaagccatggttgaatctgcttccaccatcctttcaggcagcgcattccagatcataactactcactgtgtaaaaaagatttttctcatatcgccttttgctaatcaccttaaatctgtgatctctggttctcgacactgCCGCcattgggaacattttctctttatttagcttatctaaacccttcatgattttgaacacttctatcaaacctcctcataaccttctcttcttcatggagaacaaccccagcttctccagtctatccatataactgaagtccctcatccctggaatcattctggtaaatcttttctgcaccctctctaaggccttcatatccttcataaagtgcggtgcccagaattgggtgcaatactccagttgtggccgaaccaatattttataaaggttcatcatatctTCCTTGCCTTtatactctatgccactatttataaagcccaggatccgatatgcttctttaactgctttctcaacctgtcctgccaccttcaaagatttgtgcatatataccccaggtctctctgttcctgcacaccctttagaattgagccatttagtttatatcgtctctcctcattcttcctgccaaaatgtatcactttgcacttctctgcattaaatttcatctgccatgtgtccatctagcctgtctatgtcctcttgaagcctaaaactatccccctcactgtttactgcacttccaagttttgtgtcatctgcaaatttggaaattgtgccctgtacacccaagtccaagtcattaatatatatcaaaaaaggcagtggtcctggtaccgacccctgagggacaccactgtataccttcctccagtccaaaaaacaaacattcactactactctgtttcctctcacttagctaatttcatatccatgctgccactgcctcttttattccatgggcttcaattttgctgacaagcctcttatgtggcactttatcaaacgccttttgaaagctcATATACTCAGCATCAACCGCtttgccctctctgttacctcatcaaaatactcaatcaagtcagttaaacacaatttgcctttaatagatccgtgctggctttcctttattaatccacacttgtccaagtgaccattaattttgtcccagatcctaaaagcttccccaccaccgaggttaaactgactggcctgtagttactgggtttaaccttgcacccttttttgaacacgggtgtaacatttgcaattctccagtcttctggcaccacccccatatctaaggaagattgggacattatggccagcacctctgcaatttccacccctacttctctcagcaacataggatgcatcccatctggaccgggtgacttacctactttaattaaagccagcctttcgagtaccttcactttatcaatttttagcccatccagtatctcaactaccttcacttttactgtgactttggcagcatcttcttccgtggtaaagacagatgcaaagtattcattgaata
The DNA window shown above is from Heptranchias perlo isolate sHepPer1 chromosome 1, sHepPer1.hap1, whole genome shotgun sequence and carries:
- the LOC137300764 gene encoding guanylate cyclase soluble subunit alpha-1-like, with product MSSDNVPELKIPTECPLSISARGSLRQPEPGLFTEGSGSQDTASGGQGADFRPSIRDSSKTKGNLHTRGASIRKLIFPEFHRLYLALHRTVGKHRTKDKSCGLGSILALFLLAWLELKCRDTVYLETMLLLQTNLSQLAFQEK